Proteins from one Thioalkalivibrio sp. XN279 genomic window:
- a CDS encoding uroporphyrinogen-III C-methyltransferase: MNDSRTDRTRDGATDGAPPADAATESTTETTPETTPETTPETTPDTATAGTEVDARAEAAEMPPETAAADTPPPPPPPPPTRPSSQPSPPPPAPKRGGAVALLALLLALAAAGGTGYLYWLLQQDRAAQENLVLRQAAAVRNLDELRADLQAARERIREVEATQGERRQALSALEDELRQVRNRLAAAAQEEASAERAPTLAEIEFLLLLADRELRLAGNPRVALAALREADDRIARLDDPALAGVRAAVNDEIAAVEAVTQVDVAGIALRLDSLAGRIEGLPLRGALTPVPTATGGGGAEPASGWDRFLSRVRDAATGLFRLRRSDAPAAPLLAPDEAFFLYRNVELDLKSARLAALAGDAANYAAGLGAARAALAEYFQDDDPAVEAVIDAIDELQQRDISPRWPAISRSVGLLRDLGNGE, from the coding sequence ATGAACGATTCCCGGACTGACCGGACCAGGGACGGCGCCACCGACGGCGCGCCCCCCGCAGACGCCGCGACGGAATCCACGACGGAAACGACGCCGGAAACGACGCCGGAAACGACGCCGGAAACGACGCCGGACACCGCGACGGCAGGCACCGAGGTGGACGCCAGGGCGGAAGCTGCCGAAATGCCGCCCGAAACGGCTGCGGCAGACACTCCCCCGCCGCCACCGCCGCCTCCACCAACACGGCCATCGTCGCAACCGTCGCCACCGCCACCCGCGCCGAAACGCGGCGGCGCCGTGGCCCTGCTGGCGCTGCTGCTGGCGCTGGCCGCTGCCGGCGGCACGGGCTATCTCTACTGGCTGCTGCAGCAGGATCGTGCGGCACAGGAAAACCTAGTCCTGCGGCAAGCGGCCGCGGTGCGCAACCTGGACGAGCTGCGCGCGGACCTGCAGGCCGCCCGGGAGCGCATCCGGGAGGTCGAGGCCACCCAGGGTGAACGGCGGCAGGCCCTGTCCGCCCTCGAGGACGAGCTGCGGCAGGTGCGCAACCGGCTCGCCGCGGCAGCGCAGGAAGAGGCTTCCGCGGAGCGCGCACCCACGCTGGCGGAAATCGAGTTCCTGCTGCTGCTGGCCGACCGCGAGCTGCGCCTGGCGGGCAATCCGCGCGTGGCCCTGGCCGCCCTGCGGGAAGCCGACGACCGCATCGCGCGCCTCGACGACCCGGCGCTGGCCGGCGTGCGGGCGGCGGTGAACGACGAGATCGCGGCCGTGGAGGCGGTGACGCAGGTGGACGTCGCGGGGATCGCGCTGCGCCTGGACAGCCTGGCCGGGCGCATCGAGGGCCTGCCCCTGCGCGGCGCCCTGACCCCCGTGCCTACGGCAACCGGCGGCGGCGGCGCAGAACCGGCCAGCGGCTGGGATCGCTTCCTCTCCCGCGTGCGGGACGCCGCCACCGGCCTGTTCCGCCTGCGCCGCAGCGATGCGCCTGCCGCGCCGCTGCTGGCCCCGGACGAGGCCTTCTTCCTTTATCGCAACGTCGAGCTCGACCTGAAGAGCGCGCGCCTCGCGGCGCTGGCCGGCGACGCCGCCAACTATGCCGCCGGGCTGGGTGCCGCGCGTGCGGCGCTGGCAGAGTATTTCCAGGACGACGACCCCGCCGTCGAGGCCGTGATCGACGCCATCGACGAACTGCAGCAGCGCGACATCTCGCCGCGCTGGCCCGCCATATCCCGTTCCGTGGGGCTGCTGCGCGACCTCGGGAACGGCGAATAG
- a CDS encoding uroporphyrinogen-III synthase: MAETSLRGVTVLVTRPQGLGEDLVQAIESRGGEAILMPSISIEPVQPDTSELAELATLPAGGLVIFASRNAVAWGARYLPQPRPRVAAIGPSTAKALAELGLTPDVRPAGFTTEDMLAQPEFENLSGVRVFIIRGEGGRAALAAGLKERGARVRYLDVYRRVQAPLDPDRRQFILERWAAGEIHIFTATSGDIFRNLCGMLGAEGEILLRRTPLVTVSERVLQIAEDWGHAAERILADGPDDQSLAEAIARWHATGA; the protein is encoded by the coding sequence ATGGCTGAGACCAGCCTGCGTGGCGTCACCGTGCTCGTCACCCGGCCCCAGGGGCTGGGGGAAGACCTGGTGCAGGCGATCGAGTCCCGCGGCGGCGAAGCCATCCTCATGCCCAGCATCAGCATCGAGCCGGTGCAGCCGGACACCTCGGAACTCGCCGAGCTGGCCACCCTGCCCGCCGGCGGCCTGGTGATCTTCGCCAGCCGCAACGCCGTCGCCTGGGGCGCCCGCTACCTGCCGCAGCCGCGCCCGCGCGTGGCAGCCATCGGCCCCTCCACTGCCAAGGCCCTGGCCGAGCTCGGCCTGACGCCGGACGTGCGGCCCGCGGGCTTCACCACGGAAGACATGCTGGCGCAGCCCGAGTTCGAGAACCTGTCGGGCGTGCGCGTGTTCATCATCAGGGGCGAAGGCGGGCGCGCGGCGTTGGCGGCGGGCTTGAAGGAGCGCGGCGCACGGGTCCGCTACCTCGACGTTTACCGGCGCGTGCAGGCGCCTCTCGACCCCGACCGGCGCCAGTTCATCCTGGAACGGTGGGCGGCGGGCGAGATTCACATCTTCACGGCCACCAGCGGCGACATCTTCCGCAACCTGTGCGGCATGCTCGGCGCCGAAGGCGAGATACTCCTCCGCCGCACGCCGCTGGTGACGGTCAGCGAGCGTGTGTTACAAATTGCCGAGGACTGGGGCCATGCCGCGGAGCGTATACTGGCAGACGGGCCCGACGACCAGAGCCTTGCTGAGGCGATCGCCCGCTGGCACGCAACCGGGGCGTAA
- the hemC gene encoding hydroxymethylbilane synthase produces MKKTIRIATRESRLAMWQAEHVAAELCRHHPDLTVELVPMTTKGDQILDTTLAKIGGKGLFIKELETAMLEGRADIAVHSMKDVPAEMPEGFGIVAVLEREDPRDALVSADYMRIEDIPAGSVVGTSSLRRQAQLQHARPDLEVEPIRGNVETRLRKLDHGHFSAILLAAAGLKRLGLAERIAGFLPYEVSLPAVGQGAVGIEALQDDAAVAELVAPLEHADTRRCVDAERAFAGGLGASCESPVAGFAVIDGDELYLRGLVATRDGASVLHGERRGPAADAAAIGAALARDLFERGAAALLQEG; encoded by the coding sequence ATGAAAAAGACCATCAGGATCGCCACCCGGGAGAGTCGCCTCGCCATGTGGCAGGCCGAGCACGTGGCCGCCGAGCTGTGCCGCCACCACCCGGACCTCACGGTGGAACTGGTGCCGATGACCACCAAGGGCGACCAGATCCTCGACACCACGCTGGCGAAGATCGGCGGCAAGGGCCTGTTCATCAAGGAACTGGAAACCGCCATGCTGGAAGGCCGCGCGGACATCGCCGTGCATTCCATGAAAGACGTCCCTGCCGAGATGCCGGAAGGCTTCGGCATCGTGGCCGTGCTGGAGCGCGAGGACCCGCGCGATGCGCTGGTCTCCGCCGACTACATGCGCATCGAGGACATCCCGGCCGGCAGCGTGGTCGGCACTTCCAGCCTGCGCCGCCAGGCCCAGCTGCAGCATGCCCGGCCCGACCTGGAAGTCGAGCCCATACGCGGCAACGTGGAGACCCGCCTGCGCAAGCTCGACCACGGTCATTTCAGCGCCATCCTGCTGGCAGCTGCCGGCCTCAAGCGGCTCGGCCTGGCCGAGCGCATTGCCGGTTTCCTGCCCTACGAAGTTTCGCTCCCGGCCGTGGGCCAGGGCGCGGTCGGCATCGAGGCGCTGCAGGACGACGCCGCAGTGGCCGAGCTGGTGGCCCCGCTTGAGCACGCGGACACCCGCCGCTGCGTCGACGCCGAGCGCGCCTTCGCCGGCGGGCTGGGCGCGAGCTGCGAATCGCCCGTGGCCGGCTTCGCCGTCATCGACGGCGATGAACTCTACCTGCGCGGCCTGGTGGCCACGCGCGACGGCGCCTCAGTGCTCCACGGCGAGCGACGCGGACCTGCAGCGGACGCCGCGGCCATCGGCGCCGCGCTGGCGCGCGACCTGTTCGAGCGCGGAGCGGCAGCGCTGCTGCAGGAAGGCTGA
- a CDS encoding NAD(P)-dependent oxidoreductase → MLRVGFIGLGAMGLPMARNLHRAGLLHGAWNRTPAKAEALAAETGTVAAETPAALAAQCDVVVTCVSADADLLHVIDAMAPALRPDAVVVDCSTVAAATAREAAARLAAGGAGFLDCPVSGGTEGAAAGTLSIMVGGEEAHLERARPALEAMGSTIVHMGPVGAGQAAKATNQIMVAGINQAVTEALAFGRAQGLPMDRLIAALEKGAAGNWFLSRRGPTMVRGEYPLGFKVGLHAKDLEICRRMAEELGVKLPVVEMTLVHYARIADTSAEEDISALFRLKSDMFSSADE, encoded by the coding sequence ATGCTGCGGGTTGGATTCATCGGCCTCGGCGCCATGGGCCTGCCCATGGCGCGCAACCTGCATCGGGCCGGGCTGCTGCACGGCGCCTGGAACCGCACGCCGGCCAAGGCCGAGGCGCTGGCCGCGGAGACAGGCACGGTAGCGGCGGAGACGCCGGCGGCCCTGGCGGCGCAATGCGACGTCGTCGTCACCTGCGTCTCGGCCGACGCGGACCTGCTCCATGTCATCGACGCCATGGCGCCGGCGCTGCGCCCGGATGCCGTGGTGGTGGACTGCTCCACCGTGGCCGCGGCCACGGCGCGTGAGGCGGCGGCACGGCTGGCCGCGGGCGGCGCCGGCTTCCTTGACTGCCCCGTCAGCGGCGGGACCGAGGGTGCTGCGGCGGGCACGCTGTCGATCATGGTCGGCGGCGAGGAGGCGCACCTGGAACGGGCGCGCCCGGCGCTGGAGGCCATGGGCAGCACCATCGTGCACATGGGCCCGGTCGGCGCCGGGCAGGCGGCGAAGGCGACCAACCAGATCATGGTCGCGGGCATCAACCAGGCGGTGACCGAGGCGCTGGCCTTCGGCCGCGCCCAGGGGCTGCCGATGGACAGGCTGATCGCGGCCCTGGAGAAGGGCGCCGCGGGCAACTGGTTCCTGTCGCGACGGGGCCCGACCATGGTGCGCGGCGAGTACCCGCTCGGCTTCAAGGTCGGCCTGCACGCCAAGGACCTCGAGATCTGCCGCCGCATGGCGGAGGAACTCGGCGTCAAGCTGCCGGTGGTGGAGATGACGCTGGTGCACTACGCGCGCATCGCGGACACCAGCGCCGAGGAAGACATCTCTGCGCTTTTCCGGCTCAAATCAGATATGTTTTCTTCCGCCGACGAGTGA
- the speA gene encoding biosynthetic arginine decarboxylase: MSQEQIEANRRLYGISRWSDGYFDIGTQGRLVVRPFRNGAQVDLVELVRRARLAGLAPPILFRFTDILRDRLDRLHNAFRNAMSARGYEARYRVVYPIKVNQQRSVVDTLVGHGGARVGLETGSKPELMAVLGVSPPGGMIVCNGYKDHEYLELAMIAQRLGHEVYIVVEKLSELDRIIQLAQEFELEPRLGVRLRLSSVGAGNWQDTGGEKSKFGLTAGQLLDAAERANRAGMGHCIRMLHVHVGSQVPNLRDIRRGLTEAARVYVDLRRAGLDLGLMDVGGGLGVDYEGTRSRSANSVNYSIEDYARTVVDTIAEVCDAADMERPEIVSESGRAMAAQHAVLVTNVIDTDVPTNTRPVEPPEDSGAEVQGLWDQFQRLEDSSPEEVYRETQHLMAELHQRYIGGEIDLHERARGEALARALMHAVRDRLLGQSNPPRAVLDELKQITADKLFINMSVFQSLPDIWAIDQVFPIIPAQRLDEAPTRRGVLRDLTCDSDGRVDLYVDGEGIEHSLPVHAVSADEEYLLAILMVGAYQEILGDLHNLFGDTDSVDVYLSPAGDPVLGMPRSGDTAEQLLGYVHFAADELRASYARKIAAAGLDEEDQSYFLRALSDGLSGYTYLED; the protein is encoded by the coding sequence ATGAGCCAGGAACAGATCGAAGCCAATCGCCGCCTCTACGGAATTTCCCGCTGGAGCGACGGCTACTTCGACATCGGTACCCAGGGTCGCCTGGTGGTGCGGCCGTTCCGCAACGGCGCGCAGGTCGACCTGGTGGAACTGGTGCGCCGCGCCCGCCTCGCCGGGCTGGCGCCGCCGATCCTGTTCCGCTTCACGGACATCCTGCGCGACCGGCTCGACCGCCTGCACAACGCCTTCCGCAACGCCATGTCGGCGCGCGGTTACGAGGCGCGCTACCGCGTGGTTTACCCGATCAAGGTCAACCAGCAGCGCAGCGTGGTGGACACCCTGGTCGGCCACGGCGGCGCGCGCGTCGGGCTCGAGACGGGCAGCAAGCCGGAGCTCATGGCCGTGCTGGGCGTTTCACCGCCCGGCGGCATGATCGTGTGCAACGGCTACAAGGACCATGAGTACCTCGAGCTGGCGATGATCGCGCAGCGCCTCGGCCACGAGGTCTACATCGTGGTGGAGAAGCTCTCCGAGCTGGACCGCATCATCCAGCTGGCACAGGAGTTCGAGCTCGAGCCGCGGCTGGGCGTGCGTTTGCGGCTGTCCAGCGTGGGGGCCGGCAACTGGCAGGACACCGGCGGCGAGAAGTCCAAGTTCGGACTCACCGCGGGCCAGCTGCTGGACGCCGCCGAGCGCGCCAACCGCGCCGGCATGGGCCACTGCATCCGTATGCTGCACGTCCACGTCGGTTCGCAGGTGCCCAACCTGCGTGACATCCGCCGCGGTCTCACGGAAGCCGCACGCGTGTATGTCGACCTGCGCCGCGCCGGGCTCGACCTGGGGCTGATGGACGTCGGCGGCGGGCTCGGCGTCGACTACGAGGGCACGCGCTCGCGCAGCGCCAACTCGGTCAACTACAGCATCGAGGATTATGCCCGCACGGTGGTCGACACCATCGCTGAAGTGTGCGACGCCGCGGACATGGAGCGACCGGAAATCGTCTCCGAGTCGGGCCGCGCCATGGCCGCGCAGCATGCCGTGCTGGTCACCAACGTCATCGACACCGACGTGCCGACCAACACGCGCCCGGTCGAGCCGCCCGAAGACAGCGGCGCCGAGGTGCAGGGCCTGTGGGACCAGTTCCAGCGTCTCGAGGACAGCTCGCCGGAAGAGGTCTACCGCGAGACGCAGCACCTCATGGCGGAGCTGCACCAGCGCTACATCGGCGGCGAGATCGACCTGCATGAGCGGGCCCGCGGCGAAGCCCTGGCGCGCGCCCTGATGCACGCCGTGCGCGACCGCCTGCTGGGCCAGAGCAACCCGCCGCGCGCCGTCCTCGACGAGCTCAAGCAGATCACCGCCGACAAGCTGTTCATCAACATGTCGGTGTTCCAGTCGCTGCCCGACATCTGGGCCATCGACCAGGTGTTCCCCATCATCCCGGCGCAGCGCCTCGACGAGGCACCGACACGCCGCGGCGTACTGCGCGACCTGACCTGCGACTCCGACGGGCGCGTCGACCTGTACGTGGACGGTGAAGGCATCGAGCACAGCCTGCCGGTGCACGCGGTGAGCGCCGACGAGGAATACCTGCTGGCCATTCTCATGGTGGGCGCGTACCAGGAGATCCTCGGCGACCTGCACAACCTGTTCGGCGACACCGACAGCGTCGACGTCTACCTGTCCCCGGCGGGCGACCCGGTGCTCGGCATGCCGCGCAGCGGCGACACCGCCGAGCAACTGCTGGGCTACGTGCACTTCGCGGCCGACGAACTGCGCGCCTCCTACGCGCGCAAGATCGCGGCCGCCGGCCTGGACGAGGAAGACCAGAGCTACTTCCTGCGCGCGCTCAGCGACGGCCTCTCCGGCTACACCTACCTGGAGGACTGA
- a CDS encoding DUF4124 domain-containing protein — MKTLLSALLLLALATSVAYADAEEVYRTVKPDGTVVYSDRPISADSVRVQVQSRPTSEARTAAEAGGANPSGARPGAAGGDEALAAAREEQARLRAAACEEARRTLATYENSPRLYEQLPDGGRRFLTDEETVQARQAARQAVADYCEPDGPN; from the coding sequence ATGAAAACGCTGCTGTCCGCATTGCTGCTGCTCGCCCTCGCGACTTCTGTGGCGTATGCCGACGCCGAGGAGGTCTATCGCACCGTGAAGCCGGACGGCACGGTGGTCTACAGCGACCGGCCGATTTCGGCCGACTCCGTGCGGGTGCAGGTGCAGTCGCGGCCCACCAGCGAGGCGCGCACGGCGGCGGAAGCCGGCGGCGCGAACCCCTCCGGGGCCCGCCCCGGTGCGGCCGGGGGCGACGAGGCGCTCGCCGCGGCGCGCGAGGAACAGGCCCGGCTCAGGGCCGCCGCTTGCGAAGAGGCGCGCAGGACGCTGGCAACCTACGAGAACTCGCCGCGACTCTACGAGCAGCTGCCCGACGGCGGACGCCGCTTCCTCACCGACGAGGAAACTGTGCAGGCGCGCCAGGCGGCGCGCCAGGCCGTCGCGGACTACTGCGAGCCCGACGGCCCCAACTAG
- the glnK gene encoding P-II family nitrogen regulator translates to MKMVCAIIKPFKLDDVREALADLGVQGITVTEVKGFGRQKGHTELYRGAEYVVDFLPKVKLELAVADDALERVIEAIVNTARTGKIGDGKIFVYDLEQAIRIRTGETDDKAL, encoded by the coding sequence ATGAAAATGGTCTGCGCCATCATCAAGCCCTTCAAGCTGGACGACGTCCGTGAAGCCCTCGCCGATCTCGGCGTGCAGGGCATTACTGTGACGGAGGTCAAGGGTTTCGGGCGCCAGAAGGGACACACTGAGCTTTACCGTGGCGCTGAGTACGTGGTGGATTTCCTGCCCAAGGTGAAACTCGAACTGGCAGTGGCAGACGATGCGCTGGAGCGCGTGATCGAGGCCATCGTCAACACGGCTCGCACCGGCAAGATCGGGGACGGCAAGATTTTCGTCTACGACCTGGAACAGGCCATCCGCATTCGCACCGGCGAAACTGACGACAAGGCGCTCTGA
- a CDS encoding ammonium transporter, producing MEQILELSYALDTFYFLMSGALVMWMAAGFTMLEAGLVRAKNTAEILTKNVGLYSIACLMYMLVGYGIMYGDGNGIIPGISMLGTADNAVADVVAGGDDAPYYSNLADFFFQVVFVATAMSIVSGAVAERMKLWSFFAFAVVMTAVIYPVQGYWTWGGGFLGETFGYSDYAGSGIVHLAGAAAALAGVILLGARKGKYGAKGQVNAIPGSNLPLATLGMFILWMGWFGFNGGSELKVSDVGSANNVALVFTNTNLAAAAGLVAALLLAKAWFGKADLTMALNGALAGLVSITADPLSPSPLLAMVIGAIGGLLVVGSIVFLDRKLRIDDPVGAISVHGTAGIWGVLAVLLSNGDATLSGQLIGLAVIFSWVFFASLLVWFVIKKVAGIRVSEQEEYEGVDLHECGLEAYPEFTKSGD from the coding sequence GTGGAACAGATACTTGAACTGAGCTACGCGCTCGACACCTTCTACTTCCTCATGTCCGGGGCCCTGGTCATGTGGATGGCCGCAGGCTTCACCATGCTGGAAGCCGGCCTGGTGCGGGCGAAGAACACCGCCGAGATCCTGACCAAGAACGTCGGCCTGTATTCCATCGCCTGCCTGATGTACATGCTGGTCGGCTACGGGATCATGTACGGCGACGGCAACGGCATCATCCCCGGCATCAGCATGCTCGGCACGGCTGACAACGCCGTGGCGGACGTGGTGGCCGGCGGGGACGACGCGCCCTACTACTCGAACCTGGCGGACTTCTTCTTCCAGGTGGTGTTCGTCGCCACCGCCATGTCGATCGTCTCGGGCGCGGTGGCCGAGCGCATGAAGCTGTGGTCGTTCTTCGCCTTCGCGGTGGTCATGACGGCCGTCATCTACCCGGTGCAGGGCTACTGGACCTGGGGCGGTGGCTTCCTCGGCGAGACCTTCGGTTACTCCGACTACGCGGGCTCGGGCATCGTGCACCTGGCCGGCGCTGCGGCGGCCCTGGCGGGCGTCATCCTGCTCGGTGCGCGCAAAGGGAAGTACGGCGCCAAGGGCCAGGTCAATGCCATTCCCGGCTCCAACCTGCCACTGGCCACGCTGGGCATGTTCATCCTGTGGATGGGCTGGTTCGGCTTCAACGGCGGCTCCGAGCTGAAAGTGTCGGACGTGGGGTCGGCCAACAACGTGGCGCTGGTGTTCACCAACACCAACCTGGCGGCCGCGGCCGGCCTGGTGGCGGCGCTGCTGCTGGCCAAGGCCTGGTTCGGCAAGGCCGATCTCACCATGGCTCTGAACGGCGCCCTCGCCGGCCTGGTGTCCATCACCGCCGACCCGCTCTCGCCGTCGCCGCTGCTGGCCATGGTCATCGGCGCCATCGGCGGCCTGCTGGTGGTGGGCTCGATCGTGTTCCTGGATCGCAAGCTGCGCATCGACGACCCGGTCGGCGCCATCTCCGTGCACGGCACCGCCGGCATCTGGGGCGTGCTCGCCGTGCTGCTCTCCAACGGTGACGCCACGCTCTCCGGCCAGCTCATCGGCCTGGCGGTGATCTTCTCCTGGGTGTTCTTCGCCAGCCTCCTGGTGTGGTTCGTCATCAAGAAGGTGGCGGGCATCCGCGTCTCCGAGCAGGAAGAGTACGAGGGTGTCGACCTGCACGAGTGCGGCCTCGAGGCCTACCCGGAGTTCACCAAGTCCGGCGACTGA
- the glnK gene encoding P-II family nitrogen regulator produces the protein MKLVTAIIKPFKLDDVRQALADVGVKGVTVTEVKGFGRQRGHTELYRGAEYVVDFLPKMKVEVAIDDELLEQVIEVISNTARTGKIGDGKIFVMPLEQVIRIRTGETGPEAV, from the coding sequence ATGAAACTGGTCACAGCAATCATCAAGCCGTTCAAGCTCGACGACGTGCGCCAGGCCCTGGCGGACGTCGGCGTGAAAGGCGTCACGGTGACCGAGGTGAAGGGCTTCGGTCGCCAGCGCGGCCACACCGAACTCTATCGCGGTGCCGAGTACGTGGTCGATTTCCTGCCGAAAATGAAGGTGGAGGTGGCCATCGACGACGAGCTGCTGGAGCAGGTCATCGAGGTCATCAGCAACACCGCGCGCACCGGCAAGATCGGCGACGGCAAGATCTTCGTCATGCCACTGGAACAGGTCATCCGCATCCGTACCGGCGAGACCGGTCCGGAAGCGGTCTGA
- a CDS encoding TorF family putative porin: protein MTRSKYLLAVLGLAASQAAVAGDFSANVGMMSDYIFRGIKQSDASAYAGLDYEHESGFYAGTWGADVGQGMEYDLYAGFGGAIGDFSYGIGYTGYFYTDDFDDTYQEINLTAGYGLFSVEYSFGTYDNFDGPELDYGFVAGTVEYEGFYATYGTFTQDFDGSYGEVGYGAEVSGFDIGVAAVMSDSDLSFTGSSETSLVFTIGKTFDLR, encoded by the coding sequence ATGACTCGATCCAAGTACCTGCTCGCGGTCCTGGGGCTGGCGGCCAGCCAGGCGGCAGTCGCCGGAGATTTTAGCGCGAACGTCGGCATGATGTCCGACTACATCTTCCGCGGCATCAAGCAGAGCGACGCCTCGGCCTACGCCGGGCTCGACTACGAGCACGAGAGCGGCTTCTACGCCGGCACCTGGGGCGCAGACGTCGGCCAGGGCATGGAGTACGACCTCTATGCCGGCTTCGGCGGCGCCATCGGCGACTTCAGCTACGGCATCGGCTATACCGGTTACTTCTACACCGACGACTTCGACGACACCTACCAGGAAATCAACCTCACGGCCGGCTACGGGCTGTTCAGCGTCGAATACTCCTTCGGCACCTACGACAACTTCGACGGTCCCGAGCTCGACTACGGCTTCGTCGCCGGCACCGTCGAGTACGAAGGGTTCTACGCCACATACGGCACCTTCACGCAGGACTTCGACGGCAGCTACGGCGAGGTCGGCTACGGCGCCGAGGTGTCCGGGTTCGATATCGGCGTCGCCGCGGTGATGAGTGACAGCGACCTGTCGTTTACGGGCTCGAGCGAGACCTCGCTGGTGTTCACCATCGGCAAGACCTTCGACCTGAGGTAA
- a CDS encoding accessory factor UbiK family protein — MEPKRPNIDELARRLADSLPGGLKALREDAEQNFRAVLQAGLSRLDLVTREEFDVQAAVLKRTREKLEALEARLAKLEQPPE, encoded by the coding sequence ATGGAACCCAAGAGGCCGAACATCGACGAACTGGCCCGGCGCCTGGCCGACAGCCTGCCCGGGGGGCTCAAGGCCCTGCGCGAGGATGCGGAACAGAACTTCCGCGCCGTGCTGCAGGCGGGCTTGTCCCGTCTCGATCTCGTCACCCGCGAAGAGTTCGACGTGCAGGCCGCGGTACTGAAGCGCACGCGCGAGAAACTCGAGGCGCTCGAAGCGCGCCTGGCGAAGCTCGAGCAGCCACCGGAATAG
- a CDS encoding DUF2254 family protein, which yields MRSRAPPVVLAWITPMVVVIAVAITFCTAFYVLDSLLFGADLHSASSIFQHYLSFDPVLITDALPTLGMTIVAVLGIVLTVVAIIVQLSSERYTSVAIMFLREPVHIAVISFYIVASLCAVWLSVTLRPDFVPRSLLLLVMILTSLGLAGMLPYFAYTFWFLEPGNIIDRLRRNTARLTARGLAAQEPEEANRMQRRVLEKMEEITDIANNSIEGRDKIIAGAAVDALCDFAVDYVATKPEKDIAWYRLGPELRFNPDFVAMDTELLAELETRRLWVEWKTLHEYLRVYYEALDSMTDVASQVAIDTRYIGEAAADTQQTDLIRMVFRFFNSYLRAAIDRGIERTADDVLLQYRMLLEQLLRQELCEEACEGVRFMKHYGYLAFEEELIWITETVAYDIASLCRYAHQERLGCDEAMLFELLALDSEGPGDTRRHYRGLRGVRKAQTRLGVYYLSEGDEMKAGLVADDMAEMSPVFKAEVRNDLWLQAPPHFWEIVDRGRNLHYLTDKERGYLDRFLDQVRTSHA from the coding sequence ATGCGTTCACGTGCGCCGCCGGTGGTGCTGGCGTGGATCACGCCGATGGTCGTCGTCATCGCGGTGGCGATCACTTTCTGCACCGCGTTCTACGTCCTCGACTCGCTCCTGTTCGGCGCCGACCTGCATAGCGCCAGCAGCATCTTCCAGCACTACCTCTCTTTCGATCCCGTGCTCATCACCGACGCGCTGCCGACGCTCGGTATGACCATCGTGGCGGTGCTCGGCATCGTGCTCACGGTGGTGGCCATCATCGTGCAGCTGTCTTCAGAGCGTTACACCAGCGTCGCGATCATGTTCCTGCGCGAGCCGGTGCACATCGCGGTGATCAGCTTCTACATCGTCGCCAGCCTGTGCGCCGTGTGGCTGAGCGTGACCTTGCGGCCCGACTTCGTGCCGCGCAGCCTGCTGCTGCTGGTGATGATCCTGACCAGCCTCGGCCTGGCCGGGATGTTGCCTTATTTCGCCTACACCTTCTGGTTCCTGGAGCCGGGCAACATTATCGACCGCCTGCGGCGCAACACCGCGCGCCTCACCGCGCGCGGCCTGGCGGCGCAGGAACCGGAGGAGGCGAACCGGATGCAGCGGCGGGTGCTGGAGAAGATGGAGGAAATCACCGACATCGCCAACAACTCGATCGAGGGCCGGGACAAGATCATCGCCGGCGCGGCCGTGGACGCCCTGTGCGACTTCGCCGTCGATTACGTCGCCACCAAGCCCGAGAAAGACATCGCCTGGTACCGCCTCGGTCCCGAGCTGCGCTTCAACCCGGATTTCGTCGCCATGGACACGGAGTTGCTGGCGGAACTCGAGACGCGCCGGCTATGGGTGGAGTGGAAGACGCTGCACGAGTACCTGCGCGTGTACTACGAGGCGCTGGACTCGATGACCGATGTCGCGTCGCAGGTCGCGATCGACACCCGCTACATCGGCGAGGCGGCCGCAGACACGCAGCAGACCGACCTGATCCGCATGGTGTTCCGCTTTTTCAATTCCTACCTGCGGGCGGCGATCGACCGGGGCATCGAGCGGACCGCTGACGACGTGCTGCTGCAGTACCGCATGCTCCTCGAGCAACTCCTGCGCCAGGAGCTGTGCGAGGAGGCGTGCGAGGGCGTGCGCTTCATGAAGCACTATGGCTACCTCGCCTTCGAGGAGGAGCTGATCTGGATCACCGAGACCGTCGCCTACGACATCGCGAGCCTGTGCCGCTACGCCCACCAGGAACGGCTGGGCTGCGACGAGGCCATGCTGTTCGAGCTGCTGGCGCTGGACTCGGAAGGCCCCGGCGATACCCGTCGTCACTACCGCGGCCTGCGCGGCGTGCGCAAGGCGCAGACGCGCCTGGGGGTCTATTACTTGTCCGAGGGTGACGAGATGAAGGCCGGCCTGGTGGCGGACGACATGGCCGAGATGTCCCCGGTTTTCAAGGCCGAGGTGCGTAACGACCTGTGGCTGCAGGCTCCGCCCCACTTCTGGGAGATCGTCGACCGGGGACGGAACCTGCATTACCTGACCGACAAAGAGCGCGGCTACCTCGACCGGTTCCTCGACCAGGTCCGCACCAGCCACGCCTGA